A genome region from Populus alba chromosome 5, ASM523922v2, whole genome shotgun sequence includes the following:
- the LOC118051445 gene encoding kinesin-like protein KIN-1 produces MMSNITVCARFRPLSAKERKDSCDSICISSIDSESFIFKDEKDECTYSFDKVFYEESMQADVFEFLALPIVKDAVKGVNGTIITYGQTGAGKTYSVEGPSILECDVQKKGLLPRVVDGLFECIKSADESTKYTIKLSMVEIYMEKVRDLLDLTKDNIQIKENKEQEILLSGVTEITISGPEGALQSLSDGIVNRAVGETQMNVGSSRSHCIYILTVQLESTTDKRVKTGKVILVDLAGSEKVEKTGAEGKVLEESKTINKSLSALGNVINALTCGPSTRSSHIPFRDSKLTRILQDALGGNSRTALLCCCSPSASNASETLSTIRFGMRAKHIKASPLVSRREDKHAKKHGDISPTKDESCDRILNKLRERLDEEDVKLLEELFILEGLFLDVTSVEDLESAYQDVTSWTISSLQQAVEELIYTVEELKRENKDLKARLADAERFDAMRKKSEDNAGVLLKISGIVSFLFSWAGSFSPLKMLS; encoded by the exons ATGATGTCGAATATAACAGTATGCGCTCGCTTCAGGCCGTTGAGCGCCAAGGAGAGAAAAGACAGCTGCGACAGCATCTGCATTAGCAGCATAGACAGCGAATCTTtcattttcaag GATGAGAAAGATGAGTGTACATATAGCTTTGATAAGGTGTTTTATGAGGAATCTATGCAAGCTGATGTGTTTGAATTTTTAGCTCTGCCTATTGTTAAAG ATGCTGTTAAAGGAGTAAATGGGACAATCATTACTTATGGACAG ACTGGAGCTGGGAAGACATATAGCGTGGAG GGACCCAGCATCTTAGAATGTGATGTGCAAAAGAAAGGATTACTTCCAAGAGTAGTGGATGGACTATTCGAGTGTATTAAATCTGCTGATGAGTCAACAAAGTACACAATCAAATTATCAATG GTAGAGATCTACATGGAGAAAGTCAG GGACCTCCTTGATTTAACAAAGGACAACATACAGATTAAAGAGAACAAAGAGCAAGAAATATTGCTATCAGGAGTTACAGag ATCACCATATCAGGCCCAGAAGGAGCTTTGCAAAGTCTATCT GATGGGATAGTTAACAGAGCTGTTGGAGAGACTC AAATGAACGTTGGCAGCAGTAGAAGTCATTGTATTTACATTTTGACTGTTCAGCTAGAGTCGACTACAGATAAGAG GGTGAAAACTGGAAAAGTAATTCTTGTGGACTTGGCGGGGTCTGAAAAGGTAGAGAAAACTGGAGCTGAAGGAAAAGTTCTTGAAGAATCTAAGACAATCAACAAATCCCTATCAGCTCTAGGAAATGTAATAAATGCCCTGACATGTGGTCCATCGACCAGATCAAGCCATATTCCTTTTCGTGATTCAAAACTTACTCGGATTCTACAAGATGCTCTT GGAGGGAACTCCAGGACTGCTTTGCTGTGCTGTTGCTCACCGAGCGCTTCAAATGCATCGGAAACTCTGTCTACCATTCGCTTTGGTATGAG GGCAAAGCATATAAAAGCATCACCTTTAGTCAGCCGCAGAGAAGATAAACATGCCAAAAAACATGGAGATATCTCCCCAACTAAAGATGAGTCATGTGACCGAATTCTAAATAAG TTGAGGGAGAGACTGGATGAGGAAGATGTGAAGTTACTTGAGGAGTTATTCATACTGGAAGGATTATTCCTTGACGTTACTTCAGTAGAAGATCTGGAATCAGCCTATCAAGATGTTACTTCATGGACAATTTCCTCATTACAACAGGCAGTAGAAGAGCTCATATACACTGTCGAGGAG CTTAAGAGAGAGAATAAGGATCTTAAGGCCAGACTGGCAGATGCAGAAAGGTTTGACGCCATGCGCAAGAAGTCTGAAGATAATGCTGGAGTTCTGCTTAAGATTTCAGGAATTGTCAGCTTCTTATTTTCATGGGCTGGGTCATTCAGCCCTCTGAAGATGCTGAGTTGA